ATCGCCGGCGAGAACCTCCCGCCTGGCTTTGATTACCGCCAGCGTGGCCGGGTCACCCGAACGCTGTACCTTGCCCTGGCCGATGAACAGTGCAGCGTAGCCCAGCGCCTCCCCAGTTTCGGGGTCGAAATACGGATCACCGATGCGATAGATATCCAGCATCTGGCCCGTTTCGGCGGAAGTCTGGCGTGCATAGACGCGATCCCCCGCACCTACCGTCAGGTGCTCGTCCGCGGCCGCGGCTACGTAGGCAAAATCACTTGGCTGGTTGCTGCGCAGCACGACGGCTTCTTCCAGGAAAGCCTGGACGTGCTTGAACGGGATAGGGGGTATGGCAGTGTCGATAGCGCTTGAGCGAACTTGCGGCGACAGCCGGTCCGGCCCCCCGCCGCCGTCGCGTATGAGGCGCGGCCCATCCGCCGTCATAACCAATCGCAAGCGGTCGCCTGGATAGATAAGATGCGGATTGCTGATCTGGGGGTTTACGCCCCACAATTTCGGCCAGTACCAGGGTTTTTCCAGGAAGCGCCCTGATATGTCCCACAGCGTGTCGCCGCGCACCACCACGTACTCGTCCGGATGGTCCGGGCGCAGTGCCAGGTCGTCAGCGCCTGCCAGGAGCGGCCACAGAAAAAAAAGAGATAACAGCCAATAGCGGGTTCTGGTCATGGGTGAGTTCCGGCCAGTATGATTATTTCGCTCTCGCGGGCCCGCAAGCCTAATCACTCACGGATGGGTCGGGCACCATTAGCCGACACGTCGGTCAGCGGCGCCATAGTCCTAAGGGCACTCTCAGTGTAGCCCAGATAGCCAATCTCACCACCTAACATCACCCCCATGGCCCTGCTTCCTATACTCACCTACCCCGATCCGGCTCTGCGGCACCGAGCGCGCCCGGTTGATTCCATAGACAACGCGCTGCGACAGCTCGCGGCAGATATGGCGCAGACCATGTATGCCGCCAAGGGCATTGGTCTTGCCGCGACCCAGGTCGGCGAGGCCAGGCGGCTTCTGGTGATGGACCTCAGCGCTGAGGGCGACGCCTTGCAGGTGATGGTGAACCCACAGATCCTGGTCCGTGACGGCAGTCAGATCAGCGAAGAAGGGTGCCTTTCGGTGCCCGAGGTGTTCGAAACAGTGGAACGTGCCGAGCGCATTACCGTACGTTTCCTCGATCTTGATGGTGAGATCCAGCAGCTTGACCTTGATGGCCTGCTGGCAGTGTGCGTGCAGCACGAGATCGATCATCTCGATGGCAAGCTGTTCGTGGACTATTTGTCGCGCCTCAAACAGGATCGTCTTCGCAAGAAAGCTGACAAGCGTGGGCGGGAAGGGACACGGCTGTGAGCCTTAACGTCGTCTTCGCCGGCACGGCGCCATTTGCCGTGCCGAGTCTGCATGCCCTGCTGGCGGCCGGGCATGCGGTACGTGCCGCGTACACACAGCCGGACCGTCCAGCCGGGCGAGGGCGCAAGCTCAGTCCGTCGGCGGTCAAGGTGGCCGCACTGGCGGCGGGCGTCAAGGTTCTCCAGCCGGCCAGCCTTCGGCAGGCCGAAGCCGCCACGCAGCTGGCCGGGTTTGGGCCTGATCTGCTGGTGGTGGTGGCCTATGGTCTGATCCTGCCGACAGCGCTGCTCGCCGTGCCGCGCCTGGGTGCGCTCAACGTCCACGGCTCACTGCTGCCGCGCTGGCGGGGCGCGGCCCCGGTTGAGCGGGCATTGCTGGCCGGTGATGCGCAGACCGGAGTGTGCATCATGCAGATGGACGCGGGCCTGGACACCGGGCCGGTGTTTCTGGAGCGCCGCGAACCGATCCGGCCGGACGACACCGGGGGCAGTCTGCGTGAGCGCCTGGCTCAGCTCGGTGCGGCGGGTCTGGTACAGGTGCTGGCTGGTCTGGAGGCGGGTGGCATGGTGGCCCGGCCACAGCTGGTCGACGGTGCGTGCTATGCCGCCAAGATCGACAAGCGCGAGGCGCAGCTGGACTGGGCCCAGGCGGCGCAGGTGCTGGACAGAAAAGTGCGAGCGTTTGTCCCGGCGCCGTTGGCGTGGACCGTCTGGCGCGGGCAACGCTTGCGTATAGGCGCCGCGCGGCTCGGTTCGGGCACGGGCCCCGCCGGTCAGGTCTTGGCGGTCGGGGCCGCGGGAGTCGAGGTCGCTTGCGGTACCGGTAGCCTGTGCCTCACAGCGTTGCAGCCGGAAGGTGGACGGATGCTGTCGGCGCGCGAATTCCTTGCCGGACGGCGCATCTCGTCCGGGGAATATCTGGAATCGCCCGCCGCCGGTTGAGTGGCGCCATGGCTTGGTTGGTCTACCCGCCGTCGGGTCAGGTAGAGCTGGCCAGCAGCTTTTCCAGGTAATGGATGCTGACCCCGCCGCGGCGAAAGTCGCCTTCATCCACCAGCCGCAGATGCAGCGTCGTGTTGGTCTGGATGCCTTCCACGATCAGTTCCAGCAGGGCCGTGCGTACCCGCGCCAGGGCGATGGTGCGGTCGGCGCCGTGCGCGATCAGCTTGCCGATCATCGAGTCGTAGTTCGGCGGCACCGTGTAGCCGGCATACAGGTGCGAATCGAAGCGGATGCCCGGTCCGCCGGGCGCGTGAAACTGCCCGACCCGGCCTGGTGAAGGCACGAAGCTGGTTGGGTTCTCGGCGTTGATGCGGCACTCGATGGCGTGGCCACGCCAGGTGATGTCTTCTTGCCGATACCCCAGGCCGAGACCCGCCGCGATGCGCAGCTGTTCACGTACCAGATCAACGCCGGTCACCGCTTCGGTCACCGGATGCTCGACCTGAATGCGCGTGTTCATCTCGATGAAGTAGAACTCGCCGTTTTCGTACAGAAACTCGAACGTGCCCGCGCCGCGGTAGCAGATCTTCCGGCATACGTCCACGCATAACTCGCCCATGCGCATGCGTTGTTCGTCGGTGATGCCCGGCGCGGGGGCCTCCTCGATAACCTTCTGGTGGCGGCGCTGAACGGAGCAGTCGCGTTCCCCGAGGTGAATCGCCTCACCCTCGCCGTCGCCCAGGACCTGGAACTCGATGTGCCGCGGCTGGGTGAGGTACTTCTCCATGTACACGACATCGTTGCCAAATGCGGCGCCAGCCTCGCGGCGTGTGGTGGAGATGGCCGCGCCGAGCGCTGCCTCTGTGTGCACCACGCGCATGCCGCGTCCCCCGCCACCACCTGCGGCCTTTATCAAAACCGGGTAGCCGAGGCGGTCGGCAATCCGCAGGTTTTCGGCCTCGTCGTCGCCGAGTGGGCCGCCCGAGCCCGGCACCGTGGGCACGCCCAGCTGTTTCATCAGGGCGATGGCTTCGAGCTTGTCGCCCATCCGGCGGATCGTGTCCGGCCGCGGGCCGATGAACACGAAACCGCTTTCCTCCACACTTTCGGCAAATTGCGCGTTCTCGGACAAAAAGCCGTAGCCAGGATGGATAGCCTCGGCGTCAGTGACCTCCGCCGCGGCGATGATGGCCGGGATGTTGAGGTAGCTCTTGCCAGGCTCCGGCGGGCCGATACACACCGACTCGTCAGCCAGGCGCACATGAATCAGCTCACGGTCGGCGGTGGAATGCACCGCCACTGTGCCAATACCCAGCTCGCGGCAGGCGCGCAGCACGCGCAACGCAATCTCGCCGCGGTTGGCGATCACTACTTTTGAGAACATGGCGCGGCCCGTCAGGCAATAACAACGAGGGGCTGGCCGAATTCCACTGGCTGGCCGTCTTCAACCAGGATAGCGGCTATCACGCCGCCTTTCTCGGCCTCGATCTGGTTCATCAGTTTCATGGCTTCGATAATGCAAATCACGTCGCCGGCCGAGATCTGCTTGCCTACCGCGATAAACGGCGCACTTTCAGGTGACGCGGCCCGGTAGAAGGTACCGACCATCGGTGCGGTTTGAGTGTGACCCGCGGGCTGAGCAGGCGCGGGCTCGATGGCTGGTAGCGGAATTGTCGGCGCCGCGGCGACGGGCGCGGCAGCCGCGGTCACCACCGTGCCGACAGGAGCCTTGCTCAGACGTATCGACTCCTCGCCTTCGCGAACTTCCAGCTCGCTGATGCCCGACTGCTCCACCAGCTCCATGAGCTTCTTTATCTTGCGGATATCCATCTGTGTCCTTAGGTTTTTGCAGATGATTGATTGCCGAGCCAGCGCAGCGCGGCGGTCAATGCCAACTCATAGCCGAGGGCGCCCAGACCACTGATGGTGCCAAGCGCCAAGTCTGAAAAATACGAATGCTGGCGAAATGGCTCGCGCGCGGCCACGTTCGACAGATGCACCTCAATGAACGGTAGCGCCACTGCTGCCAGCGCGTCGCGCAGGGCCACGCTGGTATGGGTATAACCGCCCGGGTTGATGATGATGAACACAACGCCATCGGCCGGCGCCGCCTGCACCCAATCGATAAGCTGATGTTCGGCGTTGCTTTGCTGGCAGCACAGCTCAACGCCAGAGGTCTTGGCCAGCGTCGCGCACGCAGCGTCGATTTTCGCCAAGGTATCGTGGCCGTAGATAGCCGGCTCGCGGCGGCCGAGCAGGTTCAGGTTGGGACCGTGCAATATAAGTATCTTGGCCATGCGGGCAATCGTGGGGCGCGATAGGCAGGGTGAATTGTTGGCCAATTGCGCCGACTTGTCTACAACGGCGGCGAATTGGCGGGGAACAGTCGCGAAGAGCCCCTTGTTCCGGCACCGACCGCCACGGCGACTGCGCCGCAAAGGTGACTGAACTAGCCCAGTCCGAGCGCCCGCAGATCCAGCCGGCCGTCCGTAACCGGAGGACACCAGAAAAATGCCCCGGTGACGGGCCGGGTGAAGCGAAACAGAGCATCGGTGATGCCGTCCTCGGCGCCCACCATGCGCCGCAACTGTGCCTCAAACGCATCGAAGCTGTGGCCGAAGGCGACGAACATCAGCCCTGCTTCCAGGCCATTGGCCCACGGCATGGAGCGGCGCAGCACGAAGGCGGGCGGTGTGAAGGTTTCCTGCGCCGTGCGTTTGACATGGGCTGACGGCGGTGCGTCGGCG
Above is a window of Immundisolibacter sp. DNA encoding:
- a CDS encoding LysM peptidoglycan-binding domain-containing protein, encoding MTRTRYWLLSLFFLWPLLAGADDLALRPDHPDEYVVVRGDTLWDISGRFLEKPWYWPKLWGVNPQISNPHLIYPGDRLRLVMTADGPRLIRDGGGGPDRLSPQVRSSAIDTAIPPIPFKHVQAFLEEAVVLRSNQPSDFAYVAAAADEHLTVGAGDRVYARQTSAETGQMLDIYRIGDPYFDPETGEALGYAALFIGQGKVQRSGDPATLAVIKARREVLAGDVLIPTDDRPMQASYLPHAPSSEVRGHIISVVDGVSQIGQYSVVALSRGRRDGLELGHVLQVRQIQQPIDDPVARQRVQPPSEPAGAVIVFRLFERVSYALVMRASRPMHVLDEVTPP
- the def gene encoding peptide deformylase, whose protein sequence is MALLPILTYPDPALRHRARPVDSIDNALRQLAADMAQTMYAAKGIGLAATQVGEARRLLVMDLSAEGDALQVMVNPQILVRDGSQISEEGCLSVPEVFETVERAERITVRFLDLDGEIQQLDLDGLLAVCVQHEIDHLDGKLFVDYLSRLKQDRLRKKADKRGREGTRL
- the fmt gene encoding methionyl-tRNA formyltransferase, with translation MSLNVVFAGTAPFAVPSLHALLAAGHAVRAAYTQPDRPAGRGRKLSPSAVKVAALAAGVKVLQPASLRQAEAATQLAGFGPDLLVVVAYGLILPTALLAVPRLGALNVHGSLLPRWRGAAPVERALLAGDAQTGVCIMQMDAGLDTGPVFLERREPIRPDDTGGSLRERLAQLGAAGLVQVLAGLEAGGMVARPQLVDGACYAAKIDKREAQLDWAQAAQVLDRKVRAFVPAPLAWTVWRGQRLRIGAARLGSGTGPAGQVLAVGAAGVEVACGTGSLCLTALQPEGGRMLSAREFLAGRRISSGEYLESPAAG
- the accC gene encoding acetyl-CoA carboxylase biotin carboxylase subunit codes for the protein MFSKVVIANRGEIALRVLRACRELGIGTVAVHSTADRELIHVRLADESVCIGPPEPGKSYLNIPAIIAAAEVTDAEAIHPGYGFLSENAQFAESVEESGFVFIGPRPDTIRRMGDKLEAIALMKQLGVPTVPGSGGPLGDDEAENLRIADRLGYPVLIKAAGGGGGRGMRVVHTEAALGAAISTTRREAGAAFGNDVVYMEKYLTQPRHIEFQVLGDGEGEAIHLGERDCSVQRRHQKVIEEAPAPGITDEQRMRMGELCVDVCRKICYRGAGTFEFLYENGEFYFIEMNTRIQVEHPVTEAVTGVDLVREQLRIAAGLGLGYRQEDITWRGHAIECRINAENPTSFVPSPGRVGQFHAPGGPGIRFDSHLYAGYTVPPNYDSMIGKLIAHGADRTIALARVRTALLELIVEGIQTNTTLHLRLVDEGDFRRGGVSIHYLEKLLASST
- the accB gene encoding acetyl-CoA carboxylase biotin carboxyl carrier protein, with product MDIRKIKKLMELVEQSGISELEVREGEESIRLSKAPVGTVVTAAAAPVAAAPTIPLPAIEPAPAQPAGHTQTAPMVGTFYRAASPESAPFIAVGKQISAGDVICIIEAMKLMNQIEAEKGGVIAAILVEDGQPVEFGQPLVVIA
- the aroQ gene encoding type II 3-dehydroquinate dehydratase; translated protein: MAKILILHGPNLNLLGRREPAIYGHDTLAKIDAACATLAKTSGVELCCQQSNAEHQLIDWVQAAPADGVVFIIINPGGYTHTSVALRDALAAVALPFIEVHLSNVAAREPFRQHSYFSDLALGTISGLGALGYELALTAALRWLGNQSSAKT